From Rudanella lutea DSM 19387, a single genomic window includes:
- a CDS encoding carbon-nitrogen hydrolase, with translation MSRKINIGFVQMACSDDVEANVQKAIEGVREAARKGAQIVCLQELFRSLYFCDVEDHHNFSLAESIPGPTTDRMAEVAKECGVVVVASLFEKRAQGLYHNTTAVLDADGTYLGKYRKMHIPDDPGYYEKFYFTPGDLGYKVFDTKVAKIGVLICWDQWYPEAARITSLMGAEVLFYPTAIGWDTNEPDPKANEEQYSAWQTIQRSHAIANGVPVVAVNRVGREADQQFWGGSFVTNAFGSLLYVAPHDKEIVHVQEIDLDQSDRYRTTWPYFRDRRIDSYQPITKRYIDE, from the coding sequence ATGTCACGAAAGATAAATATCGGCTTTGTTCAGATGGCCTGCTCCGACGATGTGGAGGCCAACGTACAGAAAGCCATCGAAGGCGTTCGGGAGGCTGCCCGCAAGGGGGCACAGATCGTCTGTTTGCAGGAACTCTTCCGGTCGCTGTACTTCTGCGATGTCGAAGATCACCATAATTTCAGCCTCGCTGAGTCAATTCCCGGCCCCACTACCGACCGCATGGCCGAGGTAGCCAAAGAGTGTGGCGTAGTGGTGGTTGCCTCGCTGTTTGAAAAGCGCGCCCAGGGTCTGTACCATAATACAACCGCCGTGCTCGATGCCGACGGCACTTACCTCGGTAAGTACCGTAAAATGCACATCCCCGACGATCCCGGCTATTACGAGAAGTTTTACTTTACACCCGGCGACCTGGGGTATAAGGTATTCGACACTAAAGTGGCCAAAATCGGGGTGTTGATCTGCTGGGATCAGTGGTACCCCGAAGCCGCCCGCATCACATCACTGATGGGGGCCGAGGTGTTGTTTTATCCCACGGCCATTGGCTGGGATACTAACGAGCCCGACCCCAAAGCCAACGAGGAACAATATAGCGCGTGGCAAACCATCCAGCGGAGTCATGCCATTGCCAACGGAGTGCCAGTGGTGGCCGTGAACCGGGTTGGTCGCGAGGCCGATCAGCAGTTTTGGGGAGGGTCGTTTGTGACCAATGCGTTTGGGTCTCTGTTGTACGTAGCTCCACACGATAAAGAGATTGTGCACGTTCAGGAGATAGACCTCGATCAGTCGGACCGGTACCGCACTACGTGGCCGTACTTCCGCGACCGGCGGATCGACTCCTACCAGCCCATTACCAAACGGTATATTGATGAGTAA
- a CDS encoding glutamine--tRNA ligase/YqeY domain fusion protein: MTGAPTDATERRDDESSARSLNFIEQIVEDDLASGKHGGRVHTRFPPEPNGYLHIGHAKSICLNFGLADKYGGQTNLRFDDTNPVTEDTEYVESIKADVRWLGFEWENEFYASDYFDKLYEFAESLIQKGLAYVDDSTAEEIAAQKGNPAEPGQESPYRNRSVDENLDLFRRMRAGEFPDGAKVLRAKIDMASPNMHFRDPIIYRIKHAHHHRTGDKWCIYPMYDFAHGQSDSIEEITHSVCTLEFIPHRPLYDWFIEKLEIFPSKQYEFARLNLTYTVMSKRKLLQLVNEGHVTGWDDPRMPTISGLRRRGYTPASIREFADRIGIAKRENMIDVGLLEFCIREELNKTTDRVMAVVDENPIKLVITNYPEGQTETLRIENNPEDASAGDREVPFSREVYVERDDFMENPPKKYFRLAPGQMVRLKGAYIVRCDEVVKDADGTVVQLNCTYIPESRSGSDTSGINVKGTIHWVSVPHAKEAEVRLYDRLFTVEDPSGEEGDFKSYINPNSLQVVRAKVEPNLSTRQVGDRVQFMRKGYFTVDPDSTSDLLLFNRTVTLKDSWGKEVKKG, translated from the coding sequence ATGACAGGCGCACCTACAGACGCTACCGAACGCCGTGACGACGAATCGTCGGCCCGTTCGCTGAATTTTATTGAGCAGATTGTCGAAGACGATCTGGCCAGTGGTAAACACGGTGGTCGGGTCCACACGCGCTTTCCGCCCGAACCCAACGGCTACCTGCACATCGGCCACGCCAAGTCGATCTGCCTCAATTTTGGGCTGGCCGACAAGTACGGCGGTCAGACAAACCTGCGCTTCGACGACACCAACCCCGTTACCGAAGACACCGAGTACGTTGAGTCGATCAAGGCGGATGTACGCTGGTTAGGCTTCGAGTGGGAAAACGAATTTTACGCGTCTGACTACTTCGACAAGCTATACGAATTTGCCGAGTCGCTCATTCAGAAAGGCCTTGCGTATGTTGACGATTCGACCGCGGAAGAGATTGCCGCACAAAAAGGCAACCCGGCCGAGCCCGGTCAGGAAAGCCCTTACCGGAACCGGAGCGTCGACGAAAATCTGGATTTGTTCCGTCGGATGCGGGCAGGTGAGTTTCCTGATGGGGCTAAAGTGCTGCGGGCCAAAATCGACATGGCCTCGCCCAACATGCACTTCCGCGACCCGATTATTTACCGGATCAAACACGCCCACCATCACCGTACCGGCGACAAGTGGTGCATTTACCCGATGTACGACTTTGCCCACGGGCAGTCGGACTCGATTGAAGAAATCACCCATTCGGTCTGTACGCTGGAGTTTATTCCGCACCGGCCGCTGTACGATTGGTTTATCGAAAAACTGGAGATCTTCCCCTCCAAACAGTACGAGTTTGCCCGCCTGAACCTGACGTACACCGTCATGAGCAAGCGGAAACTGCTGCAATTGGTGAACGAAGGCCACGTAACCGGCTGGGACGACCCCCGCATGCCCACCATTTCGGGCCTGCGTCGGCGTGGCTACACGCCCGCCAGTATTCGGGAATTTGCCGACCGGATTGGTATCGCCAAGCGCGAAAACATGATCGACGTGGGTCTGCTCGAGTTTTGCATTCGGGAAGAACTAAACAAAACCACCGACCGCGTGATGGCCGTGGTGGACGAGAATCCCATCAAACTCGTCATTACGAACTACCCCGAAGGCCAAACCGAAACGCTGCGTATCGAAAACAACCCCGAAGATGCCTCAGCGGGTGACCGCGAAGTGCCGTTTAGCCGGGAAGTGTACGTAGAGCGCGACGATTTCATGGAAAACCCGCCGAAGAAATACTTCCGGCTGGCTCCGGGTCAGATGGTCCGGCTCAAAGGGGCTTACATTGTGCGGTGCGACGAGGTGGTCAAAGATGCCGATGGCACGGTGGTACAGCTCAACTGCACCTACATTCCCGAAAGCCGCAGCGGCTCCGACACCTCGGGTATCAACGTGAAAGGCACCATCCACTGGGTATCGGTACCGCACGCCAAAGAAGCCGAAGTCCGGCTGTACGACCGCCTGTTTACCGTCGAAGACCCGTCGGGCGAGGAAGGTGATTTCAAGTCGTACATCAACCCCAACTCACTGCAGGTCGTTCGGGCTAAGGTTGAGCCGAACCTGAGCACCCGGCAGGTGGGCGACCGCGTTCAGTTTATGCGGAAAGGCTACTTCACCGTCGACCCCGACTCTACGTCCGATTTGCTCCTTTTCAACCGGACAGTGACCCTCAAAGACAGCTGGGGTAAAGAAGTTAAGAAAGGATAA
- a CDS encoding outer membrane beta-barrel protein yields the protein MRKVLAVVLGLLAYGANAQDFKPFKVNTSLGYAKPMGAGSSAGILLSVEPKYGLNDQIDVGLRMEGAFMARAAEIAGEMADSEISISSSYVLTGTYMLTNTYFRPYVGIGGGLYSVGSLSFSENSSDLGVGASRKLGAMARVGFKLGHFNMGVEYNLVPTTKYTVSMMNGTVAPAKSNNSYLGFKLGFDIGGGYYE from the coding sequence ATGAGAAAAGTCCTCGCCGTAGTACTCGGGTTATTGGCTTATGGAGCCAATGCTCAAGATTTTAAACCCTTCAAAGTAAACACATCGCTGGGGTATGCCAAGCCAATGGGTGCTGGCTCATCGGCCGGGATTCTACTTTCGGTAGAACCTAAGTACGGTCTTAACGATCAGATCGATGTAGGTCTGCGCATGGAGGGGGCATTTATGGCCCGCGCTGCCGAGATCGCCGGTGAAATGGCCGACTCAGAAATCAGCATTTCGTCGTCGTATGTACTCACAGGTACCTACATGCTGACCAACACGTACTTCCGACCCTACGTAGGTATTGGAGGTGGTCTGTATTCGGTGGGCAGCCTGAGTTTTAGTGAGAATTCATCCGACCTTGGCGTAGGCGCATCGCGCAAGCTGGGGGCTATGGCGCGGGTTGGCTTTAAACTGGGCCATTTCAACATGGGCGTGGAGTATAACCTCGTCCCAACCACCAAATACACGGTTTCTATGATGAATGGGACCGTAGCCCCGGCCAAATCCAACAACTCGTACCTCGGCTTCAAGCTGGGATTCGACATTGGCGGGGGGTATTACGAATAA
- a CDS encoding M3 family metallopeptidase, which yields MTQNPLLQAFATPHQTAPFALIKNEHYLPAIKEGMVQGRKEVDAIAANPAKPTFENTIVALERSGDLLGRTVSILFNLNSAETTPELQGIVREASPLLTEYGNDITLNEKLFGRIKAVYDTRASLKLDTESQMLLEKTYKRFARNGANLSAKDKDRLRAIDKELSQLSLQFGENVLNETNEYSMLVTDEKDLAGLPDFAREAARSTAKQKGKEGWMFTLQAPSYGPFMQYADNRALRQKLFMAFNSRGFRGDKNDNSAIIQKMVNLRYERANLLGYKTHADFVLEESMAGSKDKVQSFLNELVAYAKPAAEKQLTELNTYAKAHGFTGDRVEQWDYSYYSEKLKKEKYDLDDETLKPYFKLENVLEGVFTVANKMYGLTFKENKSIPVYNPEVRAYEVFDRDGKFISVFYGDYFPRPGKRSGAWMNDVQGQKIVNGQNIRPHIVNVCNFSRPTETKPSLLSFYEVTTLFHEFGHALHGMLANGQYESLSGTSVPRDFVELPSQVMENWCYDPEALRLFAKHYQTGEVIPNELVEKIRASQNFMAGMANLRQLRFGLVDMYWHSQKPTGESVTEVESRVDSLVQLLPPVKGTAFSPAFSHIFAGGYSAGYYSYKWSEVLDADAFEAFKEKGGLNSREVAEKFRANVLEKGGSEKPMELYKKFRGREPSPKAMLRRSGLIL from the coding sequence ATGACTCAAAATCCGCTTCTTCAGGCGTTTGCAACGCCCCACCAGACGGCCCCGTTTGCGCTCATTAAAAACGAGCATTACCTCCCCGCTATTAAGGAAGGAATGGTGCAGGGCCGTAAAGAGGTTGACGCTATTGCGGCCAACCCGGCCAAACCAACGTTCGAAAACACGATTGTTGCCCTCGAACGCTCGGGCGATTTGCTGGGCCGTACCGTGTCGATCCTGTTTAACCTGAACAGTGCCGAAACTACCCCTGAGCTACAGGGAATCGTGCGCGAAGCATCGCCTTTGCTAACTGAGTACGGCAACGACATTACACTCAACGAAAAACTCTTTGGCCGTATCAAAGCGGTGTACGACACCCGTGCCAGTCTGAAACTCGATACCGAGAGCCAGATGCTGCTCGAAAAAACGTATAAGCGGTTTGCCCGCAACGGTGCCAACCTGAGCGCCAAAGACAAAGACCGGCTGCGTGCCATTGACAAGGAGCTCTCACAACTGTCGCTTCAGTTCGGTGAGAATGTGCTGAACGAAACCAACGAGTACTCAATGCTCGTGACTGACGAAAAAGACCTCGCCGGCTTGCCCGATTTTGCTCGTGAAGCCGCCCGGTCGACGGCTAAGCAGAAGGGAAAAGAGGGATGGATGTTTACCCTGCAGGCTCCTAGCTACGGTCCATTCATGCAGTATGCCGATAACCGGGCGCTGCGCCAGAAACTGTTCATGGCGTTCAACTCGCGCGGGTTCCGGGGCGATAAGAACGATAACTCAGCCATTATCCAGAAAATGGTGAACCTGCGCTACGAGCGGGCTAACCTGCTGGGCTATAAAACCCATGCTGACTTTGTACTCGAAGAGAGCATGGCCGGCTCAAAAGATAAGGTACAGAGCTTTCTGAACGAGCTGGTGGCGTACGCCAAACCAGCCGCCGAGAAGCAACTCACTGAGCTGAACACCTACGCAAAAGCACATGGCTTCACCGGCGACCGCGTGGAGCAGTGGGACTACAGCTACTACTCGGAGAAACTCAAAAAGGAAAAATACGACCTTGACGATGAGACGCTGAAGCCGTACTTCAAACTTGAAAACGTGCTGGAGGGTGTGTTTACGGTGGCCAACAAGATGTACGGCCTGACGTTCAAAGAAAACAAGTCGATTCCGGTGTATAACCCCGAAGTACGGGCCTACGAGGTATTTGACCGCGACGGCAAGTTTATCTCGGTTTTCTACGGCGACTACTTCCCCCGGCCGGGCAAGCGGAGCGGTGCCTGGATGAACGATGTGCAGGGGCAGAAGATCGTGAACGGGCAGAACATCCGGCCGCATATCGTGAACGTTTGTAATTTCTCGCGCCCAACCGAGACCAAGCCTTCGCTGCTGAGCTTTTACGAGGTGACCACCCTGTTCCACGAGTTTGGTCATGCCCTGCACGGTATGCTGGCCAATGGGCAGTATGAGAGCCTGTCGGGTACGAGCGTACCCCGCGACTTTGTAGAGTTGCCTTCGCAGGTGATGGAAAACTGGTGCTACGACCCCGAAGCACTCCGTTTGTTTGCCAAGCACTACCAGACCGGCGAAGTAATTCCGAATGAACTGGTAGAGAAAATTCGGGCCAGCCAGAATTTCATGGCGGGTATGGCCAACCTGCGTCAGCTCCGGTTTGGTCTGGTCGATATGTACTGGCACAGCCAGAAGCCCACGGGTGAGTCGGTGACGGAGGTAGAGAGCCGCGTGGATTCGCTGGTGCAGTTGCTGCCGCCGGTGAAGGGCACCGCGTTTAGCCCGGCGTTCTCACATATTTTTGCCGGTGGGTATTCGGCTGGTTATTACAGCTACAAATGGTCGGAGGTGCTTGACGCCGATGCGTTTGAAGCCTTCAAGGAAAAGGGTGGCCTGAACAGCCGCGAAGTAGCCGAAAAATTCCGGGCCAATGTCCTCGAAAAAGGCGGCAGCGAGAAGCCCATGGAGCTGTACAAGAAGTTCCGGGGTCGGGAGCCATCGCCCAAGGCTATGTTACGCCGAAGCGGTCTGATTTTGTAA
- a CDS encoding threonine ammonia-lyase: protein MTAETILTAHDRIRSYIHRTPVLTNRTIDALAGAELHFKCENFQKIGAFKARGGLNAVLQLAPHELKSGVTTHSSGNHAQAIAYAAREVGAQAYIVMPRTAPQVKKDAVRGYGAEVIECEPTLDAREQGVAEVMARTGATMIHPFDDDRVIAGQATAAKELLEDATGNRPFDWLLAPVGGGGLLSGTALSAHFFAPGTRVLAGEPEGAADAILSFQSGRVEPAPYINTIADGLLTTLSERTLAIIRQHVTDIKTVSDPEIIAAMRLIWERMKIIIEPSCAVPLAVVLKHKDLFAGQKVGIILTGGNVDLGKLPF from the coding sequence ATGACCGCCGAAACCATTCTGACCGCCCACGACCGGATTCGGTCGTACATTCACCGCACGCCCGTACTAACCAACCGCACCATCGACGCGCTGGCTGGAGCCGAGTTGCATTTTAAGTGCGAAAACTTCCAGAAAATCGGCGCGTTTAAGGCGCGGGGGGGGCTTAATGCCGTTTTACAGCTGGCTCCTCACGAGTTGAAATCGGGGGTAACTACTCACTCGTCGGGCAACCACGCGCAAGCCATTGCGTACGCAGCCCGTGAGGTAGGCGCACAGGCGTACATCGTGATGCCACGCACGGCTCCGCAAGTCAAGAAAGACGCCGTTCGGGGATATGGAGCCGAGGTGATTGAGTGTGAACCTACGCTCGACGCCCGCGAACAGGGGGTAGCTGAGGTGATGGCTCGTACTGGAGCCACCATGATCCACCCCTTCGATGACGACCGGGTGATTGCCGGGCAGGCTACCGCAGCCAAGGAGTTGCTGGAAGACGCAACCGGCAACCGGCCGTTCGACTGGCTGCTGGCTCCCGTTGGGGGCGGAGGGTTACTGAGCGGTACGGCGCTCTCGGCGCACTTTTTCGCGCCGGGCACCCGCGTACTGGCGGGCGAGCCGGAGGGTGCGGCCGACGCTATTTTGTCGTTTCAGAGCGGCCGGGTCGAGCCAGCGCCGTACATTAATACCATCGCCGACGGCCTGCTTACGACCCTCAGCGAGCGAACCCTGGCGATTATCCGGCAGCACGTAACTGACATCAAAACGGTATCTGACCCGGAGATCATTGCAGCTATGCGGCTGATTTGGGAACGAATGAAAATTATCATCGAACCCTCCTGCGCTGTCCCACTGGCTGTTGTTTTAAAACATAAAGACCTATTTGCCGGTCAAAAGGTGGGAATTATCCTCACCGGCGGCAACGTTGACTTAGGGAAACTTCCATTTTAA
- the hisC gene encoding histidinol-phosphate transaminase, with protein sequence MPTIDLNTLLRPHILTLTPYSSARDEYTGKEGVFLDANENALGSATAGPYNRYPDPYQALIKEKLAPIKGVRPGQIFLGNGSDEPIDLLIRATCRPGHDSILIMPPTYGMYEVSATINDIRQIRVPLTPDFNLDVEAVLAAIEPDTKIIWICSPNNPSGNQLSADAIRRVLEAATHSLVVVDEAYIDFADAPSWTTQLDQYPNLVVLQTFSKAWGLAALRLGMCFASEELIAVLNKIKPPYNISAPTQALALEALDHVDDKDAMVREILAERAVLAAALRALPIVQHVYPSDANFLLVRFDNARAVFDYLIDQQVIVRDRSKVKWCDGCLRITVGTPAENAVLMSRLQQFQDVGRLTEDTGAVTH encoded by the coding sequence ATGCCAACTATTGATCTGAACACGCTACTGCGGCCCCATATCCTGACGCTCACGCCCTACTCGTCGGCCCGCGACGAATACACCGGCAAGGAAGGAGTTTTTCTGGATGCCAATGAGAATGCCCTCGGCTCGGCTACAGCCGGCCCCTACAACCGCTACCCCGACCCCTATCAGGCCCTGATTAAGGAAAAGCTGGCGCCCATTAAGGGTGTGCGGCCGGGTCAGATTTTTCTGGGTAACGGCTCCGACGAACCCATTGACCTGCTGATTCGGGCCACCTGCCGCCCTGGTCACGACAGCATTCTGATTATGCCGCCCACGTACGGCATGTACGAGGTGTCGGCTACTATCAACGATATTCGTCAGATTCGGGTACCCCTCACGCCCGACTTCAACCTCGATGTAGAGGCCGTGCTGGCCGCTATCGAGCCCGACACCAAGATTATCTGGATCTGTTCGCCCAACAACCCGTCGGGGAATCAGCTCTCAGCCGACGCCATCCGGCGCGTACTGGAAGCCGCTACGCACTCGCTTGTGGTGGTCGACGAAGCGTATATCGACTTTGCCGATGCCCCGTCCTGGACGACCCAGCTTGACCAATACCCGAATCTGGTGGTGCTGCAAACCTTCTCGAAGGCCTGGGGCCTGGCTGCGCTTCGGCTCGGTATGTGCTTTGCTTCCGAAGAGCTGATTGCGGTACTGAACAAAATCAAGCCGCCGTACAACATCTCGGCCCCTACGCAGGCCCTCGCCCTCGAAGCCCTCGATCATGTGGACGACAAAGACGCGATGGTCCGGGAGATTCTGGCCGAGCGGGCCGTACTGGCCGCTGCTCTGCGCGCTTTGCCTATTGTGCAGCATGTGTACCCCTCCGACGCGAACTTTTTGCTCGTCCGGTTCGACAATGCCAGGGCTGTATTCGACTATCTAATTGACCAACAAGTTATTGTCCGCGACCGATCAAAGGTAAAATGGTGCGATGGCTGCCTACGCATCACGGTAGGTACCCCGGCCGAAAACGCGGTACTTATGAGCCGGTTACAACAGTTTCAGGACGTTGGCCGTTTGACAGAAGACACCGGGGCCGTAACGCACTGA
- a CDS encoding D-sedoheptulose-7-phosphate isomerase: MTYFAEYLTQQKNAYDSIPLDQVAQVAELMTDCWRNDRQLFVFGNGGSAANASHFITDLGKGSSDRVQRDGLGKRFRCLSLNDNVAWLTALGNDYSYDDVFVGQLQNYARPGDLVLTMSVSGNSPNLVKAIDWANENGLKTVALVGGKRGRLAQLAHHALVIESEHYGRVEDAHMTICHMLCYYFMERLK; encoded by the coding sequence ATGACCTATTTTGCCGAGTATCTGACTCAACAGAAAAACGCCTACGATTCCATTCCGCTCGATCAGGTTGCCCAAGTGGCCGAACTAATGACCGATTGCTGGCGCAACGACCGCCAGTTATTTGTTTTCGGAAACGGGGGAAGTGCGGCCAACGCGTCTCACTTTATCACCGATCTGGGCAAAGGGTCATCGGACCGGGTGCAGCGCGATGGGCTGGGCAAACGGTTTCGGTGTCTGTCGCTCAACGATAATGTCGCCTGGCTGACGGCCCTTGGTAATGATTACAGTTACGACGATGTGTTTGTAGGGCAGTTGCAGAACTACGCCCGCCCCGGCGACCTGGTGTTGACAATGAGCGTGAGCGGCAACTCGCCTAACCTCGTCAAAGCAATTGATTGGGCCAACGAAAATGGCCTGAAAACGGTGGCTTTGGTAGGCGGAAAGCGGGGGCGGCTGGCCCAGTTGGCTCATCATGCCTTGGTGATTGAGTCGGAGCATTACGGCCGGGTCGAAGACGCGCACATGACTATTTGCCACATGCTTTGTTATTATTTCATGGAAAGGTTGAAATAA
- a CDS encoding ROK family protein: protein MKVGIEIGGTKLQLFATDGSGQVKERFRYEVDKTKGAEGILANISQTFKKLNTPITAVGVGFGGPINSETGQISTSYQIEGWAGFNLVSWLEEQTAAQTIRVENDANVAALGEALHGAGRGYRHVFYVTVGSGIGGGMIVDGQIYHGALPGEAELGHLWLVPPGVGTPGGGTSGEASPGQTLEETCSGWAVDRQIRELLPQLPTDSPLRQMVEAATNEGRVGGEARFLHPAYEKSDQVAKMLIEQVGSVLALGLSHVTHLFHPQVIVLGGGLSLIGEPFRVAVKTALERFVMKAFRPAPLIFQAQLREEAVPIGAIAML, encoded by the coding sequence ATGAAAGTAGGCATTGAAATAGGCGGTACCAAACTTCAGCTCTTCGCCACCGACGGCTCTGGTCAGGTGAAAGAGCGGTTCCGGTACGAAGTCGATAAAACGAAGGGCGCCGAAGGAATTCTGGCTAACATCAGTCAGACCTTCAAAAAACTCAATACGCCCATCACGGCGGTAGGTGTCGGGTTTGGTGGCCCTATCAATAGCGAAACCGGACAGATCAGCACCTCGTATCAGATTGAAGGCTGGGCTGGTTTTAACCTGGTAAGCTGGCTCGAAGAACAAACAGCCGCTCAGACCATTCGGGTAGAAAACGACGCCAACGTGGCGGCTCTGGGCGAGGCTCTGCACGGGGCCGGCCGGGGGTATCGGCACGTGTTTTACGTGACGGTAGGCAGCGGAATCGGCGGGGGAATGATTGTCGATGGGCAGATCTATCACGGGGCTTTACCGGGTGAGGCCGAATTGGGTCACCTGTGGTTGGTGCCGCCGGGCGTCGGTACGCCGGGGGGCGGTACGTCGGGCGAAGCGTCGCCCGGTCAAACTCTGGAGGAAACCTGTTCGGGTTGGGCCGTCGACCGGCAGATTCGGGAATTATTGCCGCAATTACCCACCGACTCGCCCCTGCGGCAAATGGTGGAAGCGGCCACAAACGAAGGCCGGGTTGGTGGCGAAGCTCGTTTTCTGCACCCAGCCTACGAAAAAAGTGACCAGGTAGCTAAGATGCTCATTGAGCAGGTCGGCTCGGTGCTGGCGCTGGGTCTCTCGCACGTCACGCACCTGTTTCACCCACAGGTGATTGTGCTCGGTGGAGGGCTGTCGCTCATTGGCGAACCCTTTCGGGTGGCCGTTAAAACGGCGCTGGAGCGGTTTGTGATGAAAGCCTTCCGGCCGGCCCCGTTAATTTTTCAGGCGCAGCTCCGCGAGGAGGCCGTACCCATCGGCGCTATTGCGATGCTGTAG
- a CDS encoding sulfite oxidase-like oxidoreductase, producing MESNDKLDRIVEARMKLKRRFEEKMVNTPSMSDQLVGPNRARGTGPTNRHGMPQVPVGQTVTTKWPVLDLGYQPAIPLEKWQLNIDGEVNNPVRLKWADFMELPQVEDTSDFHCVTTWSRLDVPWVGVRFMDLAALVDPKGTATHIMCYGYDGYSTNVALEEALKPDVLLVHTADGQPLTKEHGGPVRMITPQLYAWKGSKWIKRIEFMAGNRLGFWEERGYSDTAYPWRNDRYS from the coding sequence ATGGAATCGAACGACAAACTGGACCGGATTGTAGAGGCCCGGATGAAACTCAAACGGCGTTTTGAGGAGAAAATGGTCAACACGCCGTCGATGTCGGACCAGCTCGTGGGCCCCAACCGGGCGCGCGGTACCGGCCCAACCAACCGGCACGGCATGCCACAGGTACCCGTTGGGCAAACCGTCACGACCAAATGGCCGGTGCTCGACCTTGGCTATCAGCCAGCTATTCCACTCGAGAAGTGGCAACTCAACATCGACGGTGAGGTGAACAACCCCGTGCGGCTTAAGTGGGCCGATTTTATGGAGCTGCCTCAGGTTGAAGACACGAGTGATTTTCACTGCGTAACAACCTGGTCGCGGCTCGATGTGCCCTGGGTGGGGGTTCGGTTTATGGATTTGGCCGCTTTAGTTGATCCGAAAGGCACGGCAACCCACATCATGTGCTACGGCTACGATGGCTACTCAACCAATGTGGCCCTTGAAGAAGCCCTCAAACCCGACGTACTGCTCGTACATACCGCCGATGGGCAACCGCTTACCAAAGAGCACGGTGGCCCGGTCAGGATGATTACTCCACAGCTCTATGCCTGGAAAGGCTCCAAGTGGATCAAACGAATTGAATTTATGGCGGGTAACCGGCTGGGTTTCTGGGAAGAACGGGGCTACTCCGATACGGCCTACCCCTGGCGCAACGACCGGTACTCGTAA
- a CDS encoding HAD family hydrolase: MNDFTIAALFDMDGVLVDNYRYHADSWVQFAARYERTVTPEQYARYINGRVASDSMPYVMQRDLLPDEIVTLTEEKEEIYRALYAPDLAPTPGLIPFLQSLQAHKVRMAVGTSAPVSNIAFTLDGAGIRPYFPTVVDASMVRRGKPDPEIYLTAARQLGVPPERCVVFEDAFSGIEAGLRAGMAVVALATTHTRDELAVAKAQLVIDDFTQLTYEGLVRLVEGNWH, encoded by the coding sequence ATGAATGATTTTACCATCGCGGCTTTATTTGACATGGACGGTGTGCTGGTCGACAATTACCGTTACCATGCCGATTCGTGGGTGCAGTTTGCGGCTCGTTACGAGCGTACGGTTACGCCCGAGCAGTATGCCCGGTATATCAATGGTCGGGTGGCTTCGGATTCGATGCCTTACGTGATGCAGCGCGACCTGCTGCCCGACGAGATTGTGACGCTGACGGAGGAAAAAGAAGAAATCTACCGGGCTTTGTACGCACCCGATCTGGCTCCCACGCCGGGCCTGATTCCGTTCCTGCAATCGCTCCAGGCACACAAGGTGCGTATGGCGGTTGGTACATCGGCCCCGGTGAGTAACATCGCCTTCACGCTCGACGGCGCCGGTATTCGGCCGTATTTCCCAACGGTAGTGGATGCGTCGATGGTCCGCCGGGGCAAACCCGACCCGGAGATTTACCTCACCGCAGCCCGGCAATTGGGAGTGCCGCCCGAACGCTGTGTGGTATTTGAAGATGCTTTTTCGGGCATAGAGGCCGGTTTGCGGGCGGGCATGGCGGTGGTAGCTCTGGCAACTACCCACACCCGCGACGAGCTCGCCGTTGCCAAAGCCCAATTGGTTATTGATGATTTTACCCAGCTAACCTACGAAGGGCTGGTTCGGCTGGTAGAAGGTAACTGGCATTAG